The Streptomyces luteogriseus genome includes a window with the following:
- a CDS encoding SH3 domain-containing protein translates to MRMLLRGAAALAAVVTVASLTSGAAAHPRTGRAAEAAGTVRASAAAQIPPGVTAGVAVYDREAGRFTEQVDDSAQFRSASVVKLLLTLDFLWDRGPDYTIPPADRARLEPMLRGSDDDAADHYWSTYGGSAIIKRMTGRTELGLRDTAPPPAGYPGFWGYTAVSARDTVAIYRYILERAPAPVRDFIMDNLRRSTRCSATDHFDQHFGIAGAFDKPWAVKQGWSGKYAKGTCGSQAASSGVRAESAAPAPRAAAAVDLSRPALHSTGTVGANDRSIVAVLTLHPVGTSYGKAYTDIGRLTRSLNVPGAKRPAGTWFGTWGEFVNVRRGPATGGDRMTQLPAGVEVLVGCQVRGEVVNVPPYTNEWWAYLPQYGGYISNIYISSPDNRLPNVPECAA, encoded by the coding sequence ATGCGCATGCTCCTGCGCGGCGCGGCCGCGCTCGCGGCCGTCGTGACGGTCGCGTCACTCACGAGCGGTGCGGCGGCACACCCGCGGACGGGCAGGGCCGCCGAGGCCGCCGGGACCGTCCGGGCCTCCGCGGCCGCCCAGATCCCGCCCGGTGTCACCGCCGGTGTGGCCGTCTACGACCGTGAAGCCGGAAGGTTCACCGAACAGGTCGACGACAGCGCGCAGTTCCGGTCCGCGTCGGTCGTCAAGCTCCTGCTGACCCTGGACTTCCTGTGGGACCGCGGGCCCGACTACACCATCCCGCCGGCCGACCGCGCCCGGCTGGAGCCGATGCTGCGCGGCAGCGACGACGACGCCGCCGACCACTACTGGTCGACGTACGGCGGCTCGGCGATCATCAAGCGGATGACCGGCCGGACCGAGCTCGGTCTGCGCGACACGGCGCCACCGCCCGCCGGCTACCCGGGCTTCTGGGGTTACACCGCCGTCTCCGCGCGGGACACCGTGGCGATCTACCGGTACATCCTGGAGAGGGCGCCCGCACCCGTCCGTGACTTCATCATGGACAACCTGCGCCGCTCCACCCGCTGCTCGGCCACCGACCACTTCGACCAGCACTTCGGCATCGCCGGGGCGTTCGACAAGCCCTGGGCGGTGAAGCAGGGCTGGTCCGGGAAGTACGCAAAGGGCACCTGCGGCTCTCAGGCCGCGTCCTCGGGAGTGCGGGCGGAGTCGGCCGCCCCGGCTCCCCGGGCCGCCGCGGCCGTGGACCTCTCCCGTCCCGCGCTGCACTCCACCGGCACGGTGGGCGCGAACGACCGCTCGATCGTGGCCGTGCTGACGCTGCACCCGGTCGGCACCTCGTACGGCAAGGCGTACACCGACATCGGGCGGCTGACGCGCTCGCTGAACGTGCCGGGGGCGAAGCGGCCCGCCGGGACCTGGTTCGGCACCTGGGGCGAGTTCGTGAACGTCCGCAGGGGGCCGGCCACGGGCGGTGACCGGATGACGCAGCTGCCCGCCGGAGTCGAGGTGCTGGTGGGCTGCCAGGTCCGTGGCGAAGTGGTCAATGTGCCGCCGTACACCAACGAGTGGTGGGCCTATCTGCCCCAGTACGGCGGCTACATCTCCAACATCTACATCAGCTCGCCGGACAACCGGCTGCCGAACGTCCCGGAGTGCGCCGCGTAG
- a CDS encoding serine/threonine-protein kinase, with amino-acid sequence MTTSEERDDELETPRPPRLPEGFRIEGWEVGAVIGSGGWGTVYEARAAADGTPAAVKVLPTGSLGPGQRAALGELVAREVRFSEEADHPHLVRTHAVCTVEAPELPALDGAIALVMDRAEASLKDVLDAAETGGPIADADRVLRGVAAGLAHMHDAGWVHGDLKPANVLLGAGGRVWLADFGLAAELDGTHAHLPPLGTLDHLPPEWWSQRTGTQGAVVRPTADIWAFGVLAHQVLAGGLHPFPGATARARSLAAQAYARGTAPLRLDAGLDEDMRRLIADCLAPDHAARLPHTADGVAARVDAITVGPHRRRRRLVPAVAAGLVVLTAAAVAGAALLGGDGGTQDDERDHVTPTVTGTPAGEIPEDSDVPEALRPVIARAAHRCTDEEITPALLAALIKAESNFDPKASRPQSEEYGIAMWTPSVFRAWAVDGDGDGDKDHMSPPDAISTMSLYVCWLDQRFKQAGLPKKDLPALVAAGYRTSDRTVIEERGVPERVKPHVDKVMGYLAEYER; translated from the coding sequence GTGACGACGTCCGAGGAGCGTGACGACGAGCTCGAAACACCCCGCCCGCCCCGACTCCCGGAGGGCTTCCGCATCGAGGGCTGGGAGGTCGGTGCGGTCATCGGCTCCGGCGGCTGGGGAACGGTGTACGAAGCCCGTGCGGCCGCCGACGGCACTCCCGCCGCGGTGAAGGTGCTCCCGACCGGCTCCCTCGGGCCCGGGCAGCGTGCCGCGCTCGGTGAACTCGTGGCGCGCGAGGTCCGGTTCAGCGAGGAGGCGGACCACCCCCACCTCGTCCGCACCCACGCCGTCTGCACCGTCGAGGCACCGGAGCTGCCCGCCCTGGACGGCGCGATCGCGCTGGTCATGGACCGGGCCGAGGCCAGTCTCAAGGACGTACTGGATGCCGCCGAGACGGGCGGGCCGATCGCGGACGCCGACCGTGTTCTGCGCGGGGTCGCCGCCGGACTGGCCCATATGCACGACGCCGGGTGGGTGCACGGCGACCTCAAGCCCGCCAACGTCCTGCTGGGCGCGGGCGGCCGGGTATGGCTGGCGGACTTCGGCCTGGCCGCCGAACTCGACGGCACCCACGCCCACTTGCCCCCGCTCGGCACCCTGGACCATCTGCCCCCCGAGTGGTGGTCCCAGCGCACCGGCACCCAGGGCGCCGTCGTCCGGCCCACCGCCGACATCTGGGCCTTCGGCGTCCTCGCCCACCAGGTCCTCGCCGGCGGGCTCCATCCGTTCCCGGGTGCGACGGCCCGGGCCCGCTCGCTCGCCGCCCAGGCCTACGCCCGCGGCACCGCACCCCTGCGGCTCGACGCCGGCCTCGACGAGGACATGCGCCGGCTGATCGCGGACTGCCTGGCCCCGGATCACGCCGCCCGGCTCCCGCACACGGCCGACGGCGTCGCCGCCCGGGTCGATGCCATCACGGTCGGTCCGCACCGGCGCCGAAGACGCCTGGTGCCCGCCGTCGCGGCCGGGCTCGTCGTGCTGACCGCCGCCGCGGTCGCCGGTGCGGCCCTCCTCGGGGGAGACGGCGGCACCCAGGACGACGAACGCGACCACGTCACCCCCACCGTCACCGGCACGCCGGCCGGTGAGATCCCCGAGGACTCCGACGTACCCGAGGCACTGCGCCCCGTCATCGCCCGCGCGGCCCACCGCTGCACCGACGAGGAGATCACGCCCGCCCTGCTCGCCGCGCTGATCAAGGCCGAGAGCAACTTCGACCCGAAGGCCTCCCGCCCGCAGAGCGAGGAGTACGGCATCGCCATGTGGACGCCGTCGGTGTTCCGCGCCTGGGCGGTGGACGGGGACGGTGACGGCGACAAGGACCACATGTCGCCGCCGGACGCGATCTCCACCATGAGCCTGTACGTGTGCTGGCTCGACCAGCGCTTCAAACAGGCCGGGCTGCCGAAGAAGGACCTGCCCGCGCTCGTTGCGGCCGGCTACCGCACCAGCGACCGTACGGTCATCGAGGAGCGCGGCGTACCGGAGCGGGTGAAACCGCACGTGGACAAGGTGATGGGCTACCTCGCCGAGTACGAGCGCTGA
- a CDS encoding FHA domain-containing protein: METIIVQLPGTAQWGEVETGSPELIHLGPGDIADFGRGGAGVRIVLPDPGISRRAGQLEAAGDYWRLSNFSRSVSYVVENLEGAGEYLTVAPGRLGAPVPFEFSRVVLPALSGTATFKVFAPQHAYLGEQSVPGGGEQTVHPFALDPTSKYFLVLVALCEPRLRDPSDSALPGVGQIVERLRPLESCRDLTRSAVNYHIDYLAFAKLRLDLGEEAAAATDGGRTGAKRTRLASVALRFGLVREEHLGLLPPRGAARLADPQEAGA, encoded by the coding sequence GTGGAAACGATCATCGTGCAGTTGCCCGGTACCGCCCAGTGGGGTGAGGTGGAGACGGGCAGTCCCGAACTGATCCACCTGGGGCCGGGGGACATCGCGGACTTCGGACGCGGCGGGGCGGGGGTCCGTATCGTCCTGCCCGACCCGGGGATCTCCCGCCGGGCCGGGCAACTGGAGGCAGCGGGGGACTACTGGCGGCTGTCCAACTTCAGCCGCAGCGTGTCGTACGTGGTCGAGAACCTGGAGGGGGCCGGCGAGTACCTCACCGTCGCACCCGGGCGGCTCGGGGCGCCCGTGCCCTTCGAGTTCTCCCGCGTGGTGCTGCCCGCACTGTCCGGCACCGCCACGTTCAAGGTGTTCGCGCCCCAACACGCCTATCTCGGCGAGCAGTCCGTGCCGGGCGGCGGCGAACAGACCGTCCACCCCTTCGCCCTGGACCCGACGTCGAAGTACTTCCTCGTCCTGGTGGCCCTGTGCGAACCCCGGCTGCGCGACCCCTCCGACTCGGCGCTGCCCGGCGTCGGGCAGATCGTGGAGCGGCTGCGGCCGCTGGAGTCCTGCCGGGACCTGACACGCTCCGCGGTCAACTACCACATCGACTACCTCGCCTTCGCCAAACTGCGCCTGGACCTCGGCGAGGAGGCCGCGGCCGCGACCGACGGCGGACGCACCGGCGCCAAGCGCACCCGGCTCGCCTCCGTCGCCCTGCGCTTCGGGCTGGTCCGCGAGGAACACCTCGGCCTGCTGCCGCCCCGCGGCGCCGCACGCCTCGCCGACCCGCAGGAGGCCGGCGCGTGA
- a CDS encoding SCO2400 family protein: MDYCSSCRRHLNGALVCPGCGAYAPDIDPAAIGGRTASAPAPAVAPVRAVASGGPVVWDHPATWHDGTVWDEIPARTQEGPGSGSSDGYDAPDTDADADTHTDAAEGYEARPQGRAARRRQMARWKKNQRRAVVATAVALVGGGLTVAAMNGNAKPGVQAAATPEDTTMGGAAGEVPTYAEPTSRKDDTPRAASTPTTPSHADRASRHQRSRAADPRTTPSDTRTEAAAAPRELPLTTAPRKTVTDTVDTATGTSGSSASQATEPTTPPAAGSGSDAQQPTSPSTPPPASTTPPETSPADTKPKELCLLVICLG, from the coding sequence ATGGACTACTGCTCCTCGTGCCGTCGGCACCTCAACGGCGCCTTGGTCTGCCCGGGGTGCGGCGCCTACGCCCCGGACATCGACCCCGCCGCCATCGGCGGCCGTACCGCCTCGGCCCCCGCGCCGGCGGTGGCCCCCGTACGCGCCGTGGCCTCCGGTGGACCGGTCGTCTGGGACCACCCGGCCACCTGGCACGACGGGACCGTGTGGGACGAGATCCCCGCGCGCACGCAGGAGGGCCCCGGCTCCGGCTCGTCCGACGGGTACGACGCCCCGGACACGGACGCGGACGCGGACACACACACGGACGCGGCCGAGGGGTACGAAGCCCGGCCGCAGGGACGGGCGGCCCGGCGCCGCCAGATGGCCCGCTGGAAGAAGAACCAGCGCAGGGCCGTGGTGGCGACGGCGGTCGCGCTCGTGGGAGGCGGTCTGACCGTCGCCGCGATGAACGGCAACGCCAAGCCCGGCGTGCAGGCGGCCGCGACGCCGGAGGACACGACCATGGGCGGCGCCGCGGGGGAGGTGCCGACGTACGCCGAACCGACGTCGCGCAAGGACGACACCCCGCGCGCCGCGTCCACCCCCACGACCCCGTCGCACGCCGACCGCGCCTCGCGCCACCAGCGGTCCCGGGCCGCCGACCCCCGCACCACGCCGTCGGACACCCGCACGGAAGCCGCCGCCGCGCCCCGCGAGCTGCCGCTGACGACCGCGCCCCGCAAGACCGTCACGGACACCGTCGACACGGCCACCGGCACCTCGGGTTCGTCCGCGTCGCAGGCCACCGAGCCGACGACACCGCCGGCCGCCGGGTCCGGCTCCGACGCCCAGCAGCCGACGTCCCCTTCGACCCCCCCGCCCGCGTCGACCACCCCGCCCGAGACGTCTCCCGCCGACACGAAGCCGAAGGAACTCTGCCTCCTGGTCATCTGCCTCGGCTGA
- a CDS encoding spore-associated protein translates to MRFTRSILAASAVAALSMGTMTALASPASAAPNTTPQKVCGSGYTTVNSAKVGSLGTVYLTYNASNGQNCVTTIRNNPGKAVNMSAWVSVPDTEESHYDEGLFTSYAGPTYVYGKGHCVDWGGSIANTYVQVYGSNCGSLKEHRVTFTR, encoded by the coding sequence ATGCGATTCACCCGTTCCATCCTGGCCGCGTCCGCCGTGGCGGCACTGTCCATGGGCACCATGACCGCCCTGGCGTCGCCCGCCTCGGCCGCGCCCAACACCACTCCGCAGAAGGTCTGCGGCAGCGGCTACACGACGGTCAACTCGGCGAAGGTCGGCTCGTTGGGGACCGTCTACCTGACCTACAACGCCTCCAACGGCCAGAACTGCGTCACGACCATCCGCAACAACCCGGGCAAGGCCGTGAACATGTCCGCCTGGGTCTCCGTCCCGGACACCGAGGAGAGCCACTACGACGAGGGCCTGTTCACGTCGTACGCCGGACCGACGTACGTCTACGGCAAGGGCCACTGCGTGGACTGGGGCGGCAGCATCGCCAACACGTACGTGCAGGTGTACGGCTCCAACTGCGGCTCCCTGAAGGAGCACCGGGTCACCTTCACCCGCTGA
- a CDS encoding glycoside hydrolase family 43 protein codes for MTPHPAVPSRRALLRALAAVPASAALLGEAPGLLGSALAAAPPNGSATRYTIVPFLNSNDGTVNVYQSDDATDFRLLRSSAYTPPANRIRDASVIRHTDGYYYVTYTTHTWQDPSTTIGFARSSDRVNWTFLYDYTVPIAGLSRAWAPEWFVDSDGSVHVIVSCSTTNDEWIFTPYLLRATNSALTAWSSPVVLSGIGANHIDTFIVKTGSTYHAFPKNETTKYIEYATASSLAGPYTIRRTGDWAGWGSYREGPALVQLDNGGWRMFFDGYGDGNYYYSDSRDTFATWTAPVALPAISGTARHFTVVKETVAGGPSLARNITRSFRSANYSTRYWEQQSSLLNLPVVTTSSTTAEKQAATFTVVAGLADGSGYSFRDAAGKYLRHWDFRARFDTDDGTSTFAKDATFFLRAGASSGSVRFESYNYPGYYLRHYAYQLRVERSDGTDLFRQDSSFVPVTAWA; via the coding sequence GTGACCCCACACCCCGCCGTCCCGTCCCGCCGTGCCCTGCTGCGTGCCCTGGCCGCCGTGCCCGCCTCGGCCGCCCTGCTCGGCGAAGCCCCCGGGCTGCTCGGCAGCGCCCTGGCCGCCGCACCCCCGAACGGCTCGGCCACCCGCTACACCATTGTGCCCTTCCTCAACAGCAACGACGGCACGGTCAACGTCTACCAGTCGGACGACGCCACCGACTTCCGGCTGCTGCGCTCCTCCGCGTACACGCCGCCCGCGAACCGGATCCGCGACGCCAGCGTCATCCGGCACACCGACGGCTACTACTACGTCACCTACACCACGCACACCTGGCAGGACCCCAGCACGACCATCGGCTTCGCCCGCAGCTCCGACCGCGTCAACTGGACGTTCCTGTACGACTACACCGTGCCGATCGCGGGCCTGTCCCGCGCCTGGGCGCCCGAGTGGTTCGTCGACAGCGACGGCAGCGTGCACGTCATCGTGTCCTGCTCCACCACGAACGATGAGTGGATCTTCACGCCGTACCTGCTGAGAGCCACGAACTCGGCCCTGACGGCGTGGAGTTCACCGGTCGTCCTCTCCGGCATCGGCGCCAACCACATCGACACCTTCATCGTGAAGACCGGCTCGACGTACCACGCCTTCCCCAAGAACGAGACGACGAAGTACATCGAGTACGCCACCGCCTCCAGCCTCGCGGGCCCTTACACGATCCGCCGGACGGGCGACTGGGCGGGCTGGGGCAGCTACCGCGAGGGCCCGGCGCTCGTGCAGCTCGACAACGGCGGCTGGCGGATGTTCTTCGACGGCTACGGCGACGGGAACTACTACTACAGCGACAGCCGCGACACCTTCGCCACCTGGACGGCACCGGTCGCACTGCCCGCGATCTCAGGCACGGCCCGGCACTTCACGGTGGTCAAGGAGACGGTGGCGGGCGGCCCGAGCCTGGCCCGGAACATCACGCGCTCCTTCCGCTCGGCCAACTACTCGACCCGCTACTGGGAGCAGCAGTCCTCGCTGCTCAACCTGCCCGTCGTCACCACCTCCAGCACCACCGCAGAGAAGCAGGCCGCCACCTTCACGGTCGTCGCCGGCCTCGCCGACGGCAGCGGCTACTCCTTCCGGGACGCGGCCGGCAAGTACCTGCGCCACTGGGACTTCCGCGCCCGCTTCGACACCGACGACGGCACGAGCACCTTCGCGAAGGACGCCACGTTCTTCCTCCGCGCCGGCGCGTCCTCGGGCTCCGTCCGCTTCGAGTCGTACAACTATCCCGGGTACTACCTGCGCCACTACGCCTACCAGCTCCGCGTGGAGCGCTCCGACGGGACGGACCTGTTCCGGCAGGACAGTTCGTTCGTGCCGGTGACGGCCTGGGCGTAG
- a CDS encoding amidase, with amino-acid sequence MTLDRSEGLAETARALAAGEVTSRALVERTLARIEATQGSLNAFRIVRADAALAEADAADRELAAASVRDLPSERAHRPLLGVPVAVKDDMDVAGEPTAFGCCGEFPPVAEDGEAVRRLRAAGAVIVGKTNTCEFGQWPFTEGPAFGATRNPWSTEHTPGGSSGGSAAAVAAGLVPAALGSDGAGSVRIPAAWTHLIGIKPQRGRVSTWPRGESFQGITVNGTLARTVADAALLLDAASGNHAQDPHQPPALDLSGVVGRDPGRLRIALSLKPPFTAVPARLLPEVRARVVELAERLAASGHFVEEADPPYGQIGLTFVPRATAGIAERVGEAPFPALLDRRTRGAARLGRLLGGAPLRAARRAEAVLHRRIGGFFTSYDVVLAPTTAAPPPRIGALLDLSGFATDRAMIAACPYAWPWNVLGWPGVNVPAGFTPDGLPVGAQLLGPANSEPLLVQVAAQLEAELRWAEKWPSHPVTARSAAA; translated from the coding sequence ATGACGCTCGACCGTTCCGAAGGCCTGGCGGAGACCGCCCGTGCACTGGCCGCCGGGGAGGTGACGTCGCGGGCGCTGGTGGAGCGGACGCTGGCGCGGATCGAGGCGACGCAGGGCAGCCTCAACGCCTTCCGGATCGTCCGGGCCGATGCCGCGCTCGCCGAGGCCGACGCCGCGGACCGGGAGCTGGCAGCGGCCTCCGTCCGGGACCTGCCCTCCGAGCGCGCGCACCGGCCGCTGCTCGGCGTCCCCGTCGCGGTGAAGGACGACATGGACGTGGCCGGTGAGCCGACCGCGTTCGGCTGTTGCGGGGAGTTCCCGCCGGTCGCCGAGGACGGCGAGGCGGTGCGGCGGCTGCGCGCGGCCGGGGCCGTGATCGTCGGCAAGACCAACACCTGTGAGTTCGGGCAGTGGCCCTTCACCGAAGGGCCCGCCTTCGGCGCCACCCGCAACCCGTGGAGCACGGAGCACACGCCCGGCGGATCCTCGGGAGGGTCGGCCGCCGCGGTCGCCGCCGGTCTGGTGCCCGCCGCGCTCGGCTCGGACGGTGCCGGCTCGGTGCGGATCCCGGCCGCGTGGACGCATCTGATCGGCATCAAGCCGCAGCGCGGCCGAGTCTCGACCTGGCCGCGCGGCGAGTCCTTCCAGGGCATCACCGTCAACGGCACCCTGGCCCGCACGGTCGCCGACGCGGCCCTGCTGCTGGACGCGGCGAGCGGCAACCACGCGCAGGACCCGCATCAGCCCCCGGCCCTCGACCTGTCCGGGGTCGTCGGCCGTGACCCCGGGCGGCTGCGCATCGCGCTCTCCCTGAAGCCGCCCTTCACGGCGGTGCCCGCCCGGCTCCTGCCCGAGGTACGGGCGCGGGTCGTCGAACTGGCCGAGCGGCTCGCCGCGTCGGGGCACTTCGTGGAGGAGGCGGACCCGCCGTACGGGCAGATCGGGCTGACCTTCGTGCCGCGCGCCACGGCCGGGATCGCCGAACGCGTGGGCGAAGCGCCCTTCCCGGCGCTCCTGGACCGGCGCACCCGGGGTGCGGCCCGGCTGGGACGGCTGCTCGGCGGTGCCCCGCTGCGGGCCGCCCGGCGCGCGGAAGCCGTGCTGCACCGGCGCATCGGCGGGTTCTTCACCTCCTACGACGTCGTCCTCGCGCCGACGACCGCCGCTCCCCCGCCGCGCATCGGCGCCCTGCTCGACCTCAGCGGCTTCGCCACCGACCGGGCGATGATCGCCGCCTGCCCGTACGCCTGGCCGTGGAACGTGCTGGGCTGGCCCGGCGTCAACGTGCCCGCCGGATTCACCCCGGACGGACTGCCGGTCGGCGCGCAGTTGCTGGGCCCGGCGAACAGCGAGCCGCTTCTCGTGCAGGTGGCCGCGCAGTTGGAGGCGGAGCTGCGCTGGGCCGAGAAGTGGCCGTCGCATCCGGTCACGGCACGTTCCGCCGCCGCCTGA
- a CDS encoding SPFH domain-containing protein — MPMVVGVVAGVAVAAVLVLIGLFKLMWRVAEPNEALIISGSKHRTEGIEEGMGFRIVTGRGTLVMPGVQAVRKLSLDLNETELQVDCVTHQGIPLKVRGVVIFKVGDDFVSIANAARRFLDQQKLMSERVHNVFAGHLRSIVGGLTVEEMIRDREKLTGQTRAACGTEMEKLGLIVDSLQIHEIEDPTGYIQNLAMPHAAAVQRDARIAQAEANRLATEAEQQSFARMAEATRDSEILQAGYQAERDKAAAEARQAGPLAEAGARQEVVVQETRVAELEAHRREQQLQADVRKPADAAAYETRTLAEADRDARISSAQAQAKETELAAAAEATRVKAAAGAEAEATKARGEAAAQATRATGAAEAAAAQARGLAEAEAAKAKGLAEAEAIKARAAALAENQEAVVAQQLAENWPEIVKAGASAFGNVDNMVLLNGADGMADMFAKALTMGGTGLGLARQLLASMDRDGQAAQGASSLNGQSRKVPVDDK; from the coding sequence ATGCCGATGGTCGTCGGCGTCGTTGCGGGGGTGGCGGTTGCCGCCGTCCTCGTTCTGATCGGTCTGTTCAAGCTCATGTGGCGGGTCGCCGAACCCAACGAGGCACTGATCATCTCGGGGTCCAAGCACCGCACGGAGGGCATCGAGGAGGGCATGGGGTTCCGCATCGTCACCGGACGCGGGACGCTCGTGATGCCCGGGGTGCAGGCGGTGCGCAAGCTCTCGCTCGACCTGAACGAGACGGAACTCCAGGTCGACTGCGTGACCCACCAGGGCATTCCGCTGAAGGTGCGGGGCGTGGTCATCTTCAAGGTGGGCGACGACTTCGTGTCGATCGCGAACGCGGCCCGCCGGTTCCTCGACCAGCAGAAGCTGATGTCGGAGCGGGTGCACAACGTCTTCGCCGGTCATCTGCGGTCCATCGTGGGCGGGTTGACGGTCGAGGAGATGATCCGGGACCGGGAGAAGCTCACCGGCCAGACGCGGGCCGCGTGCGGCACCGAGATGGAGAAGCTGGGCCTGATCGTGGACTCGCTGCAGATCCACGAGATCGAGGACCCGACCGGGTACATCCAGAACCTGGCCATGCCGCACGCGGCGGCCGTGCAGCGCGACGCACGCATCGCGCAGGCGGAGGCGAACCGGCTGGCCACCGAGGCCGAGCAGCAGTCGTTCGCCCGGATGGCGGAGGCGACCCGGGACAGCGAGATCCTCCAGGCCGGCTATCAGGCCGAGCGCGACAAGGCGGCCGCCGAGGCCCGGCAGGCCGGGCCGCTCGCCGAGGCCGGTGCCCGGCAGGAGGTCGTCGTCCAGGAGACACGGGTCGCGGAGCTGGAGGCGCACCGGCGCGAGCAACAGCTCCAGGCGGACGTCCGCAAGCCCGCCGACGCGGCGGCCTACGAGACGCGCACCCTGGCCGAGGCCGACCGCGACGCGCGGATCTCGTCGGCGCAGGCACAGGCGAAGGAGACGGAGCTGGCCGCTGCCGCCGAGGCGACCCGCGTCAAGGCGGCAGCGGGGGCCGAGGCCGAGGCGACCAAGGCGCGGGGCGAGGCGGCCGCGCAGGCGACCCGGGCCACCGGTGCGGCCGAGGCGGCGGCGGCGCAGGCCAGGGGTCTGGCGGAGGCCGAGGCGGCCAAGGCCAAGGGCCTCGCGGAGGCGGAGGCCATCAAGGCCCGCGCCGCCGCCCTGGCCGAGAACCAGGAGGCCGTCGTCGCCCAGCAACTCGCCGAGAACTGGCCGGAGATCGTGAAGGCCGGCGCGTCCGCGTTCGGCAACGTCGACAACATGGTGCTGCTGAACGGCGCCGACGGCATGGCGGACATGTTCGCCAAGGCGCTGACCATGGGCGGCACGGGGCTGGGCCTCGCCCGTCAGCTGCTCGCCTCGATGGACCGCGACGGGCAGGCAGCGCAGGGCGCCTCGTCGCTCAACGGTCAGTCGCGGAAGGTGCCGGTGGACGACAAGTGA
- a CDS encoding type II toxin-antitoxin system PemK/MazF family toxin, translated as MSTFAEENVPGRHGPSATVQADPREVGRVRTEYSPAHDGDPDPGEIVWTWVPYEENDGRGKDRPVLVVAREAGGTFLAVPLSSKRHDGDLEWVPIGSGPWDRTGRDSWVDADRVLRLHEDGMRREACALDRMRFNLVRRRLQERYGWS; from the coding sequence GTGAGCACGTTTGCCGAAGAGAACGTCCCCGGCCGTCACGGCCCCTCCGCCACCGTCCAGGCCGACCCGCGCGAGGTGGGCCGGGTGCGGACGGAGTACTCCCCCGCGCACGACGGAGACCCGGACCCCGGAGAGATCGTCTGGACGTGGGTGCCCTACGAGGAGAACGACGGCCGGGGCAAGGACCGCCCGGTGCTGGTGGTCGCCCGCGAGGCCGGCGGCACCTTCCTGGCCGTGCCGTTGTCCAGCAAGCGGCATGACGGCGACCTGGAGTGGGTGCCGATCGGCAGCGGGCCGTGGGACCGCACGGGCCGCGACTCGTGGGTCGATGCGGACCGGGTGCTGCGCCTGCACGAGGACGGCATGCGCCGGGAGGCCTGCGCCTTGGACCGCATGCGGTTCAACCTGGTCAGGCGTCGGCTGCAGGAGCGCTACGGCTGGAGCTGA
- a CDS encoding TIGR02452 family protein produces the protein MSARLRGIAQQTEQIVAAGVYRAPDGREVSIAAELRAAREGTRLYGPEPVPVPADRVTGVRAPLFEVTGESSLEAARRLHGHVVPRRSAAPVGLGGQVAVLNFASARNPGGGYLNGAQAQEEALCRASALYTCLLEARAFYDHHRAHRDPFYTDRVIHSPAVPVFRDDRGGLLPEPYTAGFLTSPAPNAGVVHRTAPERAAELPRALAARAERVLETAAANGYRRLVLGAWGCGVFRNDPAQVAEAFRALLAPGGRFAQAFEHVVFGILDRTRDRAVLGAFEKTFSSSRSAPAADA, from the coding sequence GTGAGCGCGCGCCTGCGCGGTATCGCTCAGCAGACCGAGCAGATCGTCGCCGCGGGGGTCTACCGCGCGCCGGACGGGCGCGAGGTCTCGATCGCGGCGGAGCTGCGGGCGGCGCGCGAGGGCACGCGCCTGTACGGGCCGGAACCGGTGCCGGTGCCCGCCGATCGGGTGACAGGGGTGCGGGCGCCGCTGTTCGAGGTCACGGGCGAGAGCAGCCTGGAGGCCGCCCGCCGGCTGCACGGCCATGTTGTGCCTCGCCGCTCAGCGGCCCCTGTGGGACTCGGCGGGCAGGTGGCCGTGCTGAATTTCGCATCGGCCCGCAATCCCGGCGGCGGTTATCTCAACGGCGCCCAGGCCCAGGAGGAGGCCCTGTGCCGGGCCTCCGCGCTGTACACCTGCCTCCTCGAGGCCCGTGCCTTCTACGACCACCACCGGGCCCACCGCGATCCGTTCTACACGGACCGTGTCATCCACTCACCGGCCGTTCCCGTCTTCCGCGACGACCGGGGTGGTCTGCTGCCCGAGCCGTACACCGCCGGCTTCCTGACCTCTCCCGCGCCCAACGCGGGCGTCGTGCACCGCACGGCGCCCGAACGGGCCGCCGAACTGCCGCGTGCCCTTGCGGCCCGCGCCGAACGCGTCCTGGAGACCGCCGCGGCAAACGGCTACCGCCGGCTCGTCCTGGGCGCCTGGGGCTGCGGGGTGTTCCGCAACGACCCCGCGCAGGTGGCGGAGGCGTTCCGGGCGTTGCTGGCCCCCGGCGGCCGGTTCGCACAGGCCTTCGAGCATGTGGTGTTCGGGATCCTGGACCGGACACGGGACCGTGCGGTGCTGGGCGCCTTCGAGAAGACGTTCAGCTCCAGCCGTAGCGCTCCTGCAGCCGACGCCTGA